The DNA region ATTTCTTGAAATTTTAATGAAATACTAACATCTTGTTGATTATAAATATAATGACAAACAATGCTTGAATATGTCATTAACCGATTTGTTGCAATTAAAAAACTATTATTATCATATGTTGATCCACTTCCACCACCAGCAGCATCAAAGTTTAGAAAAGAAAGCGTTTTATAATGAGTAATAAAATCATTTCAACTATTACTATATGAGGTATAAGAAAATAAGTTAATTTCTACAAGAGTATTTGTTTTCCCATTGCTATTATCTTTGTGAAAACTATAATGCACCGGATTAAAAATTGTATTAGACAAATTAGTGTTATCTAATTTTAAAGTTGTTGGAATAACAGCACCCGCTGTAATACTTGTTGTTGCAAATAACAAAAGAAATTTTTTCATAATAATTACGCCTCCTCAATTGTCACAGAATAGATATTACTTTCTGAAACATTTTCAGCGTCTGCAAGACCGCGGAAAGTGACTAATTGATTAGTCATATCAACTGAAATTCCACTTGGCAATGGATTATTAACACTATATTGCTCATATGCTAATGCAAGAGGCAAATCAAAATCATAAACAACATTTGAATTAGCAATTGTATAATTTCCGGTAATAGTTCCGCTAAGTGTTGCATTTAAGTCTAAATCTACTTTAGTATCATTTTGACCTAAATAAGTTTTTACTAATACTTTCTTGTGTGCTGGTACAACAACTTGTTGTATTGGTGAATTAACCGTAATGGTTGTTGATTGTGTCTCGGTTTTAGAATTACTAAAATTATAATCAAGATTAATATTAAAAATATCAATCGTTGCTTTAGCACTAAGTGTTATTCCATGTGTTACGGTATGCGTAATTATATTGGTAACATCTTTTTGGTATGATGGGGTTTTTAATGTCTGATCAGTATCACCTTCACTATTATCTAGAACATTGTCACCCATAAAAATTGCTTGTGGCTCTTCAGTGCTGCTTGTTCCAGTAACAATTCCTCTAACATTAAAGACATTTAAGTTTGTTACATTAATATTTGTAACATCACTAATTGTTTGGTCAGGAAAATTTTGTTTTAACACAGCTAATGCTACTTTTTGATTTAACGCATTAAAATCAATTATTTGCTCATCTTTAATAATTTGATTAACTTTAACGTTAGTCATTGTATGTGAAATCGGATAACTGACCATTGGGATTGTTCCGCTTAAAATAGTAGTAATTGCTGTTAATACTAATGGTTTTTTCATTTTGATCATCTCTTTTCTTACGCAATAGGTGTATCTTTAACAGTTACAAAATAATT from Spiroplasma sp. NBRC 100390 includes:
- a CDS encoding ETX/MTX2 family pore-forming toxin, giving the protein MKKPLVLTAITTILSGTIPMVSYPISHTMTNVKVNQIIKDEQIIDFNALNQKVALAVLKQNFPDQTISDVTNINVTNLNVFNVRGIVTGTSSTEEPQAIFMGDNVLDNSEGDTDQTLKTPSYQKDVTNIITHTVTHGITLSAKATIDIFNINLDYNFSNSKTETQSTTITVNSPIQQVVVPAHKKVLVKTYLGQNDTKVDLDLNATLSGTITGNYTIANSNVVYDFDLPLALAYEQYSVNNPLPSGISVDMTNQLVTFRGLADAENVSESNIYSVTIEEA